Genomic segment of Coffea arabica cultivar ET-39 chromosome 1e, Coffea Arabica ET-39 HiFi, whole genome shotgun sequence:
ccatttcAATCAAGAATGTCATTTCCAGCCTtcaaaaagtaaaattttaCTCACTTTGactaaaatgaaaatgattttttgtgcCACTGATTTTCATATTTTATAATTTGCATGAACtattataattaaaatttaataaGACTAACAAAAACTCTAAATGTTAGTCCTATATAAATCTCCAAGACTGTTTGCCAAGGTAAAAATACTGAAGGGTAGGTCTTAACACTCAAATACTGAGACACTGTAGGGTTTGTTTTATCAGTTTTAAATCTTGCAAACTTGTTTGCGTTAATACACAAATGAATAtggttctttttcttcttctataTAGAGCTCTAACATTGTCGTCTAGATTATTTAATATGGTTTAAATCATATTCATACATGTATTTAATGTATTTTACAACTTATTTATTACTTTTGACAATTTGAAACTTTTTGCTATAGACTTTTGTAGGTATGACACAGTAACAGCTATTAATTGTacttttcaatgaaattttatcaTGATTcctattttcttcctttccacGGGAAAAAATTATCTAAGAGAAGGAAATGATCTCTAAAGGAAATTATCAGTGTCAATATTTTCATTGGTTTTTCCTCATTTTGTCAGTGACTGACTAACAAGTGCATCaacttgttctttttctttacaGTTTAATGAGTATTGATGACATCCTATGTTGCATCCAAGTTGTAAGAACAGATATTTTGAACTTGCTCTTGTAGTCTGTTCGATAAGTAGAACACAGTTGTATGGTTCTGATAAATTCATCAACCTGGTTCTGATAATATCTCTCTTCTTGTAACCTAGGTTAAGCACAAGTGCACATAACTTGCATAATCTGTATCCAAGAATATATATTTCCGGAATTAAAGCCTAAAAGCACGAGAGAGTAAAACATCTTACCTCATTAAACAACGGCTGGCTGCCAGGCCTATGGTTAGTGATTTACTGGTTCTTATTATACCTGAAGTCAAGAGTGCTTCACCAGGGTGAAGAAGTCCACAATAcctgacaggtgtcgagcctgtgcaataataaatatctattcgagaaaaataaattttctgtgtatagtagtgaatagggtcgaatccacagagaCTGGGAAAAATTCGATTCTTTTCACGGGGGATTTTTATcagaaataaactaaaaataattaaacaatttaaccaaaaataaataattaattaataggaatgtaaatagcaattaaataaataataaataaattctaaccaaggatacaactacgcagacacagtccattcatccgatcattgatgcaaagaaggttcacttaattttattaacaggttagttatagtcgccgataAGCTCTAACGaccagcttttccttaatttattgataaccaaggtacgaccgttgattacccctaaccaggaaatactcctaggtacgaacgtaggaattaatttcctaattgcattaaaaactagaaaagcctaacccaaattaataacacgttacgagggttatttaaatcagattgcatgtTCCCCTAGTATGTGAAAATACTAGTTGCTACTAATATTaaccaattaaacaattacggatttaattgattaatttgacagAAGATTAAAaagtcaaattgcacatcgggcccttgatatccaattaacaaaataatcccatgaaaattaaaatagaaaacatgcaaatattaacaaattaagaaacacgtaaaattaattagatctcacagatatttgggactgcgtcttcgcgttgatccttgactagatgaGAAGATTAGTTAAGTCTCATGATAAAATTCCCACGCAATTtaattggaatcaaatacatAAATAACTGACTAAGAATTTAGAAAGCAACTTGAGTCTCCGTAGACTCTTTGAAAAAAAGTTGCACACCACGCAACAAGAGAAGGAAGAACTCCTCCTCTGAAAACCAAAAACTACCTCTATCCTCCAATGGAGCTTATTTGGAGAGAAAACTCAAAACTAGTCTAATAGCTCCCTTTCACGTCTAATGTCTTCATACATAAAAAAACCAGCCAAATGGAGACATGACCCCACGTCCACCAAAGAGGTCATCATTTCTCTACGCAATCAATTCAACTCCACTCAAAACAAAAGCAAGTGTCGGTTTTCTTTTTGACCAAGTGCACACGTTCACCAACAAGAAAGCAAAACCACAAATGTGCAAAGAAAGCAAACTTTAGACAATACAACTTATTTGCGGTCCCCACCAACTTTGATATGTTGTCTAGCCAAATTGAATTCCCAAATGCAATTCCATTCTTCTTCGTTGGTTTGCACCGGAATTGTGTAAAGCTTTACAATAATCTTCTCAAGAGGTTTCTGCtccaatttctgaaattatatttaaatactaaatataaatatatattgacaattaaagcaaattaaagcaatatttggcaacggtaaaaagaaaaattaataataaaattactaacaattaacaccctatcaatacCACCAATAAATTGGTCCTTCACATCCCATCTACATCAGAAGAAAGAGTGTCTAAAAGATAAACCAAAAAACCAAAGGAGAGATTATTAGGCGCATTTTCTCTTGAACGTTTAGCTCGCTGTGATTTAGTTATTTTCCTCAACAAATTTCTCTTTTGGTACATGTTTGTGCTCTAAAATTCGTAAGATTACCTGGGAAATAAAGGTTAGTTAAGTACATCAATATCATGTGATGATATTGGTTGGTTAATACATATATTCTTGAGATACATTTGAGACAAATGTACAAGATTAAGGGCGAATAGACGACCATGGTAGTGATTAACGGTATTGCCCTCCCCACCTTTCTCCCCATGATTCTTGCATTTCTACTTCTTACAGTTATCTTCCCCCTTCTCATTCATGGTTTGAGCTTTATTGCTCTTTCTAGCACCTCAAATTGGCCTCCCATGAGTCAGTTCTCTTTGGCTTTGCATCCTTATCTTCATGTGTCAAATCCCAATTCTATTCAACATTTTGTTTAGTACCTGTATTTTCACTTTCCATATATTTTGATATACCGTGAATACctgcaagaaaataaaagggtGGAATACAGGTTGATACAAGAGATGACGGTACGTAGGATAGAATTGATACAAGAGATAACGaagttgttttcctttctttattaAAGCTTAGAGATTGCTTCATTCATTAGTTTAATGAAAAATGCTGCATCATTGAGTCAAGTTGAGGACTACTTAATAAAAAAAACTTGAGAAATTAATGCTCTGGTCAAATAGTGTTATCGGTGGAAAGATGGAAATGAGACTTgagaacaaatttttttttggtccatTAATGATTTCCCTGGTTGTTTAACATGGCTGCCTGAATTGGCGGATCTTGTTTCATTCTACTCATAATTTCACTAAGAAAAAGAGAGGGTTGACCAAAATATTCATAGAAGTAAGAGAagtaagaatcacctcatttccTGCAGCATGGCAGGCTTCCTGCAGTTCTTGCTCAATTGCAGTTCAATTTTAAAGTAAAAGCACCCAAAAACAGCAGCATAGGATACATTCTATAGTTCTTGTTCAAATGGAGTTCAAAGTTTTTctgcaaaaccaaaaaaaaaaaaaaaaagaaaaacaattgaTTTTCAGCAGCATAGAATACTTAGAACAGTTCTTGTTCAACTGAAGTTCGAAAGTTTATCCGTAaaagcaaccaaaaaaaaaaaaataaaaaatcttcCATTGCTGCAGTGGAACCTCAGAAAGATGGATTTTGATTCCATTGATGAAGTCTTGAATGCTCTAGAGATGCTGGCGAAAGATCTGTATGTAGATGATTGTCGGTTGACGAGCCTGAAGATGTAGCTAAGAATTCAGCGAACATTCGTCTCGTGTGCTAGGACGTACTGGAGCAGCAACGACCACAGTTGCAACTCTGATGAAAATGCAAGTCTGGGATCTTTGTTGCACAGTATTGCATAAGCAGTCCACAAAAATGGAGAAGTCTTTTACTCCTTTCGTCTTAGAGTAGACTAAGGATTCTCTTCTCTCACTGAATTGAAATGGGATTTACAGGACATAATCTATGATTTTAAGGGAAGCATGGGGTCTGTTAACCAAAAGATCAATGAATCTGATTCCTACATCACTGTGTTGGACTGCTCGGTGCAATCCTGGGACAGGCTTATGGGATTCATCTACACCCTATAGTAAATGTGGTGGATCTAATCTACTGGGGAGATGTTTATGATCAGAGTTTGAGAAATCTGATTAGAGGTCTAGAAGAGAAGTTGACATTCTTCAAATGATTTACTCAGTTCGCAGAATTGCGAGGATTTGAGAAGAAGCAGTTGGAAATTCTCTTGACTCATTTGGAAGCTGCCTCTGTCAATGCAGCAGCAGGAGTATTTTGCATGTATCAAGCTAGCACAGAGGATGAGACAGTGTGCGATGAAATGCAGAATAAGACTTCTGAACTGCTGCAAATGATCGTGTCTGTTGACTGCCAACTCCATGAGGGTTACGTCCAAGTCTTGATGGCTTCACACGTGCCAAGATTATCAGACACTCTGGAGATGGGTAAGGATGTATTGGAGGACTATGTATGTTTTCTTCTTGACAATCTTAGCGACCTAGTAAATCGTGGTAACGATCTGATGTTCTATTTGAAGGATCAAATACCACCCCTGTATAAGGGACTAGGATTCTTGAGAACCATTCTTAAGAAGCACCAGGAGAAGTTTGATAAGctacatgaaaaagaaaaggatctTATTGGAGCTGCAGTCAACAAGGCAGGGATCATAATTTGGCTGCTTTTTGTGCACGAATTGAAAGAAGGCTTGGCGAAGGAATTTGATTCTGCGCTTTTCAATTTTGAGGAAAGATTCAGCTTGTTAAAGTTTCAACGTCAACATTCATCTTTCCCAGCACCAACGAACTTGGTTTTATGGACTTTCTCTCAGAAAATCTGAAGGATCTGCCAAGTTGTGAGGTTGATTCAATTGCTTGTGCAGAGGATCAAATTCAAGACATCCAAGAAGATCTTGCATTATTAGGATCTTTCTATGAGAATAGTACGGACCAGTGCAACCAAGCTCTTTGGAGCTGTGTCATGGAGGTGGCACGGAAGACACATTTTTGGTAAAATCCTTGTTTGTTGGAGATATTCCTGGTTATTCTCCAATCCTGTTTGATTCCATCAGAGAAGAAGTTAATGAGGTTAATCTTCTTAAGATGGAAGCTTTGAAGATTAGTCATAGTAAGTTAAGATTGGAAACCCATAGTGCAAGCAGGACAACCAACAAAATTGTGGTGAAATTGGACGCTGAGGTAACCACAGTAACTCAGAAACTTACCAGAGGACCAAAGCAGTTAGACGTTGTTTCTATTGTGGGTATGGCGGGACTAGGTAAGACAACTTTGGCAAGAAATGTTTACAATGATCATTCAGTCAGACGCTTTTTTCATGCACGTGCATGGTGTAATGTTTCTAAAATTCATCAACAGAAAAATTTACTGCTTCAGATTTTGGGTTGTATGAATTCTGACCCTTCTGATGGTGACTATAGTAAGATGACTCAAGATGAGTTGGAagaaaaagctaagacaaagtttGATGAGAATTACATATCTCATTGTTTTGGATGATGTGTGGAATAGCGAGGCCTGGAGTGGCTTGCAATGATCTTCCCCTGATAATGCCAATGGCAGTAGAATCCTTTTAACAAGTCGACTTCCTAAGGTGGCTTTTGAGATTAACCAGAATGGTAAAATTCACCATCTTCGAGGAGTTACTGATAAGGAGAGCTGGGAATTACTGCAGAAACAGATAGCTTGTGAAGAAGAAGGCTATCCTTTAGCACAGAGTGATCTGGGGATGCAAATGGCAAAACATTGTCAGGGGCTACCACTCAAAGTTGTTAACAGTAGCTGGAATTCTTGCAAATCTGAAGCAAGATGGTTGGAAAGAGATTGCAGAAAGACTGAGTTTAAGCGCTGCTGTTTGTGCCACCGATCAGTGTATGGATGTTTTAGAGCTGGTTATGGGCATTTACCTGATTATCTAAAGCCGTGCTTTCTTTATTTTGGGACATTTCTTGAAGACCAAGAGATTCCTTTTCGGAGGTTGATGAGTTTATGGATCGCTGAAGGGCTTGTGGAAAAAAGTGATGTAAAGAGCTTAGAAGATGTGGCTCAGGATTATGTGTGTGAACTGATAAGGAGAAGCTTGGTTATGGTCTGGAAAGAAAGATCCCTAGGAGGTGTAAGAATTTGCCACATACATGATTTGTTGCATGAGTTCTGTGTGGTAAAAgccagaaaagaaaattttctgcaGTTTCTCTGCATGGGCATGATGAGCTTTTCACCTTTGATGAGCCATGAAATCTACAGAGGCCATGCCTTTTCTCGGAGCAAGATGTTTTTGCAAACTCAAGGCTATGTTGTACCAATGTGAGCTCTCTACTTTTCTTTGCTCAGAAAGATAAGAAGCCAAGTGGTCTATAATATCCACTTAATTCCATATAGTttaacatacatatctatttaGTTCTCATTTGGTTAACACTAGCATTTCAACTAATAGGAAGCTGCTTTTAGTCAAGTTTTCCCTTTATATAAAATTATGTGGGGTTATTTGGAAACTTCGAAATGTTAAGAGAGTCATTTGGTAGTAGAAAGTAATAGCGATTATAATATATGTTTGCGGGCACATTTTGGAAAAGGAAACCATTCAAAACAACCATCATGACATTttgttaaataaatttttttgttttttatttttaaaatattaattttatatttcttataaatttaaataagtaaaattTGGTTCTAACctaaatttttaatttctttttagtTGAAATCACAAAATGATTCACATGTTATCATTTTTTATGTATATAAATGTCAGATCTTGCTTTTGTAGTGACAAAGATTAATATAATTTTGATccgatttcttttttttttttttgggttaaaaatgaatatggtaAGAGTCAAATTCTACTTCTTTAGAGAGCAAAATTGAATAATGGATCCAGTTGTTTGTTTGGTTATAAATGAGATTTAATCCTTTTgctcttaaaaaaaattgatcatttagagtaaaaaatgataaaaaatttaGATTGAGACtaaattttaaatgatttttcccTTGTGCAAAtgctccttttttctttttaccaaAAGAGGAGGGTTCCATTCCatttgaattgtaattttttgaaatttgtatgaaaaaaatatactataacaatttaatacatgtaaaaaatttaaaaaaaatgtaaaattttttggGTACAATTCCAAACACCACCGTGTGTTGTTGAGCGTATAAACGACCTTTCCCCTGCGGCCATAGAGTCGCTCTACAGTTGCACCtgtgtacaaaaaaaaaaaaaaaaagtgagagagagagagagagagagagagagagaagggaagaGAGAGATCTTGTTCCATTCATTGTAGGAAGGGGTTTACCGAAATATTGAGACAAGAACCGCTGAGAATAGCATGGATTAGTTCCTGGAGTTCGTGTTCACTGAAGTTGAAAAAAAGAGGTAAAGTTTCAAGTGTCTTCCATTGCTGCAGAGGATAGAAAGAATCAAAGATGGGCTGTGCTTTCGTTGATATAGTCTTAAATGCTCTAGAGCATCTGGCAAAAGATCTGGACGTAGAATCTCATCTGTGGACGGGGCTGAGGATGGATCTAAGACTTCTGAGAACATTTGTTTTGTGTGCTAGGAGCAGCAATCGTTTGATCAGTTGGGAATCTCTTGGATCTTTCATGCGTAGCATATTTCTCTACTTTAAATCAgatgaaaatgcaagtcttgGATCTCTGTTGCATAGCCTTGAAGATGCAGTTGACCGAATAGGAAAGGAGTTGGACTTCATTCGTTTTGGAGTAGAGGAACGATTCTATCCACAATCTCACATGAAAGCTTATTTTATTGGGATGGCGGAAGATTTTCGGGGAAGCTTATGGTCTTTCACACAAAAAATCAGCGAATCCTATTCCAGCATCACTGCGGTGGGTTACTCCTTGCAATCCAGAGACGAACTTATGGAATTCATTGACTCGCTGTTAGCAAATATGGAAGATCTTGTCGACTTGGACGACTTGGGCGATGTCCACTTGCGAGCTCTGATCTCAAGCTTTAAAGAGAAGCTGGAATTCTTCAAACGATTCATTCACTTTGCAGAATTGAAAGGGTTTCAGCACAAGCAGTTGAAGGTTCTCTTGACTCATTTGGAACTTGTGGCAGTCAATGCAGCGGCAAGCGTCTTTTTCATTTCCACGGGTCGCAAAAGGGATGCGATCGTGCGTGACGAAATGAAAACAAAGATTTCTGGGGTGCTGGCAAAATTCGTGTTTTTTGAACCCCAGATCCGTGAGAGTTACATCAAAGTCTTGACAGCTACACACTGGAAAAGATCATCCAACATTCTGGAGACCAACAAGGATCGATTGGAGGGCCATGTTCATTTTCTCCTGGACAGTCTTGATAAGCTACTAAATCGTGATGCCGTGTTGATTATCTGTTTTGAGGAGCAAATACCACTGCTCTATAAGGGACTAAGATTCTTGGAAACCATTCTTATGAAGTACCCGGAGAAGTTTGATGAGCTTCATGAAAAAGAGAAGGATCTCATTCGAGCTGCGGTCAACGAAGCAGGAATCATAATTTGCCTACTTTTTTTGCACGACTTGAAAGAAATCTTGGATCTCATTCGAGCTGCGGTCAAAGAAGCAGTAATCATGATTTACATACTTGTTTTGCACAACTTGAAAAATATCTTGGCCAAGGAATTCGATTTGTCACTTTTCAACTTCATGGGAAAGATTAAGCTTGTAAAAGTAGTTACATCGACATTCATCTTTTCAAGAAACAATGAGCTTGGTTTTATGGATTTTCTCCTTGAAAAGCTGAAAGAGCTGCCGAGTTGTGAGGTTGGTTCAATTGCTTTTCCAAAGGATCAAATTCAAACTATCCGAGAAGATCTTGTATCAGTAAGATCTTTCTTGGAGATCAGTGTGGACCAGAGCAACCAAGCCCTTCGGAGACCGGTCATGGAGGTGGCGCACAAGACACAGCTGACGGTTAAATCCTTGTTCATTGGAGACTTTCCAGATTTTTGGTCTCCAATCATATTTGATTCCATCAGGGAAGAGCTTAAAGAGATTAATCTTGCTAAGATTGAAGCCATGAAGGTTTGTGACAATAAGTATAGGTTGGAAGCCCATAGTGTGAGCAGGACAACCAACAAAGTTCGGGTGAGGTTGGAAGATGAAGCCAGAATAATTCACAAACTTACAAGAGGACATAAGCAGTTGGGGTTTGTTTCCATTGTTGGTATGCCTGGAATAGGTAAAACGACTTTGGCCCAAAATGTTTATAATGATCTTTCAATTAGATGCTTTTTTCATGTCCGTGCATGGTGTACTGTTTCTCAACTCTATCAGCAAAAGGATTTGCTGCTTCAGATTTTGAGTTGTATGGATCCTGACCTTTTTGATGATCAGCTACAAAGAAAAAAACACCACTGTGGTGATGAATATTCAAAGAAGACTGAAGATGAGATGGAACAAAAGCTAAGGCAGCGTTTGATGAAAAATAGGTATCTCATTGTTCTTGATGATGTGTGGAGTAGTGAGGTCTGGAATACGTTGGAAAGATCTTTCCCAGATAATGCCAATGGAAGTAAAATCCTCTTAACCAGTCGACTTCCTATGGTGGCTCTAGAAATCAACGAAAATGTTACAATTCACCATCTTCAACGACTTACTGATAAGGAGAGCTGGGAATTACTGCAGAAGAAGCTACCTGAAGAAGAAGGCTATCCTTCAGCGCACAGTGATCTAGGGATGCAGATAGCCAAACATTGTCAGGGACTACCTCTCACAATTGTTACGGTAGCTGGAATTCTTGCTAAACTGGAGAAAGATGGCTGGATAGAGATCGTGGAAAGACTAAGATTAAGTGCTGTTTGTGCTACAGATCATTGCATGAATGTATTAGAGCTGAGTTACCGGCATTTACCTGAATATCTAAAACCATGCTTTCTCTACTTCGCAGCATTTCCCGAAGACACAGAGATTCCCTCTTGGAGGTTGATGAGTTTATGGATCGCTGAAGGATTTGTCCAGAAAAGTGTGATAAAGAGCTTGGAGGATGTAGCTGAGGAGTACATATATGAACTCATAAGCAGAAGCTTGGTTATGGTTTCCAAAGAAAGATCCCTAGGTGGTGTTAGAACTTGCCGCATTCATGATTTGTTGCACGAGTTTTGTTTGGTAAAAGCCcagaaagaaaattttctgcAGTTTTTACATGGAGATGATAAGCTTTTCACCTTTGATGAGCCACGCAATCTGAGAAGGTTATGCATTTTTTCAGGGCAGGATATTTTTGCGTACTCAAGGCTATGCTCAACCCGTGCGAACTCTCTGATGTTCTATGCTCAGGAGGATGAGATGGTCCGAAGTGGTTTTCCTAAATTCCTATTTGTCTTTTTCAAACGTCTGAGAGTCTTGGACTTGGAACAATTTTGTCTACATGGTGAACTTCCAAGTAAAATAGGGTTGCTTTCTGAGCTGAGGTACTTGGCAATTCATCTTTCAGCCAATTCCATCCCTTCATCAGTAGGCAATCTCTCATATTTAGAAACTTTTATCGTCCAAGCAGACAGAAATGTCCTACTGCCAGATACTATATGGaatttgaagaaattgaggcgactAGACGCAAGAAATGGTTTTACTTTTAATTTGGCTGAAGAGAACCTGGGGAGTTTACATAATTTAGACAGCATTTCTGTTTTGTTTCTTAGTTCGGTACAAAGCGAAAggatattagaaaaattcccaaacaTCCGCAGACTAAAATGCAAGCTCTTCAAATCTGAGGAATATAATGGAGATTGTAATAAGATTGTGGCAATGGATTTTCTGAGCCAATTGGAATCGCTCAAGCTCATGCTGGATCAGCGCAGGAGGTACACTCTTGAGTTTCGTTTTCCGTTGATCAGTCTAAAGAAGTTAAGTCTCTTATATTTCCATTGGAGTGAAattccaatgattgggaaactATGCAACCTTGAGGTGTTCAAATTAGGTCATGAAATCTCTCGGCAGGATACATGGGACATGGAAGGATTTGAGTTTCCTCGGCTCAAGTACTTGAAACTGGAACAGTTGCGTATATTTCGATGGAAATGCTCATCTGATCAGTTCCCGCGTCTACGGAAACTAGTCTTGGTTCGATGCTGGAGACTGAAAGAAGTCCCTTCTTGTTTTGGGGAAGTTTCAACtcttgaaatgattgatgtACACGGCTGTTCAGATTCGGCTGTACGTTCAGTTTGGGAGATTGAGGAAGAGCAAAAAGACTCTGGAAATGAGGatttccagatttttgtttGAGGAAGACTTGCACGTTTTGATCGTCACGGACAGTTTCATAGGTTGGCCCAGATTTAGGTAGAGGTAACCAACATGATTACCATGTATTTTGCTCTTATATTTGATAGTGATGACTTGTACATTTTTTTCTCCACAATGATGTGCTCAAAATCCCCTAATAGTAATAATATCGCATGAGGTGTATTTGACATGGCACGGTTTATTTATCCGGATATGGAATATCATTGCAACACAAGATTCCATACTTTATGTAAAATtgcaattttactattaaaaggATAATGTACGTTAACCTTCCTCAACTTTTGTATCATTGTGAAAATTTTTTGTGATTTCTAATACTTACTTGCTGTTTTCTTCTTCCGTTATTCTTTTCATTTAGATAACCCTCTGTTTTTTGAAGCACAAAGAATCCGTTATTTTAAAATCAACTGATTTTGAAATCAATAGTGGAGATGAGTCGAGTCTGGTTTACCTGATCTTGGATTGTCCATTGCACAGTAGGGCCGCATACGAGTCGAGCGAGAAGCAGTTTGAGTTAAAACTCAATTCGACTGGTCAACACCGAATTCGAGTCGATCAAGTCGAGTTCGAATTTAAATTTGAGTTCAAAGATACTCAACTTATAAATCGGTTCgatcacatatatacatacacacacacatatttatttttattttaataatgaaATTACATATAaatttctaatattttattatttgttaagaaaatttactattttatccatttaaaaaaaataaaaaataattattttttatttttttaatttcgagctcgagctcgactcggttCAAATTTGAGGTCGATCTCTAATTCGAACTTTATATTGAGAGCTTGTCGAGTTCGAGATCGAATTCGAGTTTGATAAAATCAAGTCGAGAATGAACTTGATTAGACCaaaattcgatttgacttgattCGTTCGCAACCCTATTGCATGGGCGTTACTTGGCATTCGCAAGAGAACCAAAGACCAAATCCCTGTGTATCTTGTACATTGACtctagtgtatatatatatttttgcatATGTGAAGCGACAGCAAAATAGTTTACTATTTGATTCTCTGCAAGAAGTGTACAGCATTTGGTCCTATCTTTTTTCCAACAAACATTAACAGCTTTTTATATATTAAACTTGATATTACAAAATTTAATAACAAAAGGGGACACTGCCCTCATTTCCTTTCTTGCTAATTCTAGCAGCAATACTGGGAAATCACATTCTTATTCTATGTCCTGGACTAACTGTACTGCAAATTGAGCTAGTTCATGGCTGCATCTATTTTCTGCTCTATGCACAAAAGAAAAGCTGCAGCTTTGAAACCATTGCCTTAATTCCTGAATATCTTCCAAAATGGTTGCAATGTTGTAGTTATTTACATTGCATGTGTTGATTTGATCCACCACTGATTTGCAGTCTGTGTAGACCTCTATCTTGGTCCACCCTGCATCTTTGGCCATCACTAATGCATTTCTCATAGCTAGTGCTTCCACCATGCTGGCTTCACTCTTTCTTTGATGTACTATCCCTTTTGCCTTCACAATTTCTCCTATCCAGTTCCTTGCTATTATGCCTTGCCTCGTTCTTATCATTCTTGCAGATATTGCTGCATCAATATGCAACTTGATCACTCCTTCCTTTGATATTTTTCTCCtgctttgttgttgttgttgcgACATAGCAGCATTGCCTGGTTCTTCCCTTTCAGTTTCCTTTGTCAGTTCATACTCTATCCATTCTTCTTGTGCCTTCTTCACAATTTTGTTTGAGTTTGGATTGATTCTTTCAAACACCTTTTTGTTCCGAGCTTTCCAGATTTGCCATAATATGCTGATTGTGATGTTAATCCTGTCTTGTCCATGGTCCATTGAGCTTGCTTGCATTACCATTTCCCACCATTTCCACAAGTGTTGTTGCTCTTTTAGTCCCCCCATTTAACTGGGGCCAATTTCCAAACTAGCTCAGCATTTgcacaaaagaaaaacatatgttctatagtttcaaattttgtccACAGCAATCACATCTTGCATCTCGCTTTCCTATTCTTCTAAAGGTCACCTCATAACAAGGATACAGTTTTGCAGGCATTTCCAGATGAAGTGCTTCAATTTTGCCTTTATGTTGA
This window contains:
- the LOC113694816 gene encoding putative late blight resistance protein homolog R1A-3 produces the protein MGCAFVDIVLNALEHLAKDLDVESHLWTGLRMDLRLLRTFVLCARSSNRLISWESLGSFMRSIFLYFKSDENASLGSLLHSLEDAVDRIGKELDFIRFGVEERFYPQSHMKAYFIGMAEDFRGSLWSFTQKISESYSSITAVGYSLQSRDELMEFIDSLLANMEDLVDLDDLGDVHLRALISSFKEKLEFFKRFIHFAELKGFQHKQLKVLLTHLELVAVNAAASVFFISTGRKRDAIVRDEMKTKISGVLAKFVFFEPQIRESYIKVLTATHWKRSSNILETNKDRLEGHVHFLLDSLDKLLNRDAVLIICFEEQIPLLYKGLRFLETILMKYPEKFDELHEKEKDLIRAAVNEAGIIICLLFLHDLKEILDLIRAAVKEAVIMIYILVLHNLKNILAKEFDLSLFNFMGKIKLVKVVTSTFIFSRNNELGFMDFLLEKLKELPSCEVGSIAFPKDQIQTIREDLVSVRSFLEISVDQSNQALRRPVMEVAHKTQLTVKSLFIGDFPDFWSPIIFDSIREELKEINLAKIEAMKVCDNKYRLEAHSVSRTTNKVRVRLEDEARIIHKLTRGHKQLGFVSIVGMPGIGKTTLAQNVYNDLSIRCFFHVRAWCTVSQLYQQKDLLLQILSCMDPDLFDDQLQRKKHHCGDEYSKKTEDEMEQKLRQRLMKNRYLIVLDDVWSSEVWNTLERSFPDNANGSKILLTSRLPMVALEINENVTIHHLQRLTDKESWELLQKKLPEEEGYPSAHSDLGMQIAKHCQGLPLTIVTVAGILAKLEKDGWIEIVERLRLSAVCATDHCMNVLELSYRHLPEYLKPCFLYFAAFPEDTEIPSWRLMSLWIAEGFVQKSVIKSLEDVAEEYIYELISRSLVMVSKERSLGGVRTCRIHDLLHEFCLVKAQKENFLQFLHGDDKLFTFDEPRNLRRLCIFSGQDIFAYSRLCSTRANSLMFYAQEDEMVRSGFPKFLFVFFKRLRVLDLEQFCLHGELPSKIGLLSELRYLAIHLSANSIPSSVGNLSYLETFIVQADRNVLLPDTIWNLKKLRRLDARNGFTFNLAEENLGSLHNLDSISVLFLSSVQSERILEKFPNIRRLKCKLFKSEEYNGDCNKIVAMDFLSQLESLKLMLDQRRRYTLEFRFPLISLKKLSLLYFHWSEIPMIGKLCNLEVFKLGHEISRQDTWDMEGFEFPRLKYLKLEQLRIFRWKCSSDQFPRLRKLVLVRCWRLKEVPSCFGEVSTLEMIDVHGCSDSAVRSVWEIEEEQKDSGNEDFQIFV
- the LOC113694808 gene encoding uncharacterized protein; this translates as MGGLKEQQHLWKWWEMVMQASSMDHGQDRINITISILWQIWKARNKKVFERINPNSNKIVKKAQEEWIEYELTKETEREEPGNAAMSQQQQQSRRKISKEGVIKLHIDAAISARMIRTRQGIIARNWIGEIVKAKGIVHQRKSEASMVEALAMRNALVMAKDAGWTKIEVYTDCKSVVDQINTCNVNNYNIATILEDIQELRQWFQSCSFSFVHRAENRCSHELAQFAVQLVQDIE
- the LOC113694824 gene encoding putative late blight resistance protein homolog R1B-17, with the protein product MDFLSENLKDLPSCEVDSIACAEDQIQDIQEDLALLGSFYENSTDQEEVNEVNLLKMEALKISHSKLRLETHSASRTTNKIVVKLDAEVTTVTQKLTRGPKQLDVVSIVGMAGLGKTTLARNVYNDHSVRRFFHARAWCNVSKIHQQKNLLLQILGCMNSDPSDGDYSKMTQDELEEKAKTNRILLTSRLPKVAFEINQNGKIHHLRGVTDKESWELLQKQIACEEEGYPLAQSDLGMQMAKHCQGLPLKVVNSSWNSCKSEARWLERDCRKTEFKRCCLCHRSVYGCFRAGYGHLPDYLKPCFLYFGTFLEDQEIPFRRLMSLWIAEGLVEKSDVKSLEDVAQDYVCELIRRSLVMVWKERSLGGVRICHIHDLLHEFCVVKARKENFLQFLCMGMMSFSPLMSHEIYRGHAFSRSKMFLQTQGYVVPM